Below is a window of Lytechinus variegatus isolate NC3 chromosome 4, Lvar_3.0, whole genome shotgun sequence DNA.
TCAGAACAAAATTCAGGAATTGCGTTGAGATCACACAGGATAAGGTCGTCTACGGGAGCCTCTCTAACATCAACCCTTCAGGGGTTACTGAAACCATCACCGTTACCCTTCCTGAAAGAGAACAAGATATTGTCTACTACTTCGCAATTAGGGCTTGGGACAAGGCCAGCAATGTAGGGGAGTTATCCAACATAGCCTCCTTGTCGATCCGGTATAAACCGGATAACCTCGGTATCATAATTGGGGTCTCCTGTGGAGTCGgtgcttttatcatttttatgtggtATGTCAATGACagattactattatttttttttatcacctATGTTAATCGGTACATTTTAGGAGGGGGcaaccaaaaaaattttgacaagccaaaaaaaaaaaaaaaaaaaaggctctcaatcgacccaaacatttttttagggggggggacgtaggaaaataaattgagaagcaaaaaaaaaaaaaaaaaaaaaaggtcatcaacaacaaatttagggggggaccgtcccccctcctcaaatttaggggggacacgtccccgttccacccacaaatgtaataacgcccacaaatgtaataacactttacccacacatgtaataatttttgatcgcccacaaatgtaataatgactttacccacaaatgtaataaatttgaagggatttttggcgaatccgttctaaactaaaatcctatagtaatgcgttcatatagcacaaaagtgcaaagtctttttttcagaccgggttaataaaacatcaaagtccaaagtctttcttccagacccggttgtttcaaaaattataatataaatccaaagtcttttttccagacccggttgtttcaagaattttaataagtccaaagtctttttcctgacccagttatttcaaaatttataatataagtccaaactaagatacgataatgatattcctgtggaaaaatgggaatcgagcttagtcttttctccagacccagttaattaaaactggtggaattaatgtctttgttgttgtttcaacttatacggtgtatattgtgaatatatgcactaagagtaaattgagaatcaagcgtagtcttttctccagacccggttacctgttatctaaacattatgaataacagtttaaaaacagtataaagaccccataatcttattaatgctggatatatagcgtagtctttcagcccgaccattttttcttaaaaaaaaacgctaatagtaagaatttaaaaaaatcaaagtttaagaccaaacaaaccttcaacctaagaacctgttttaaaagaggtttagagtgttgtctttattccagacctaaaacagttacgaaaaaaaatcttctaacataagaccttatattcttattctcctggaataacacgagttttaaaacgtactctttcctccagacccggctattaaaaaaaaaagtaactgaaaaacttcgaatctaagaccaaatttccaaagtttcacccagtaaaaatatgtctttttttaaataatactactacccctacaaaacattgtaataacgcgtgggtaaagcagacatcctttctccagacttggttactatttgaaaaataaaatagtttttacaaatattctaaaacgaatacccaataatctaattactgtggaacaacatgaagaccgattgtcgaagatcgactttcctccagacacaattatttcaggaataaaaaatcaataaaactcaacccccaacaacgaatctaagaaccaacaatcctccaaattaagaccatgcatgtagaaaagcacacgtttagagcgttgtctttattccagacccggtgatttaaaaatgatttaaacaatcctaaaaaaaaagactcatattcttattcttgtggaataacacgagtattatgcttagtctttcgtctggacccggttatttaaaagataaagaaatattgaaaaaaatgacagctgagaccaatcttcaaaattaaacccctttaaatgcttgggcttagagtgttgtctttacccctcaccgacgtatattataacttttgaaacgaccgggtctgaaaaaaagactttggacttgcattataatttttgaattaaccgggtctggaaaaaagactttggacgtatattataattttgaaacaaccgggtctggtaaaaagactttggacgtatattataattttgaaaaaccgggtctggaaaaagacttggacttgtactgtaatatttcattaaccgggtctggaaaaaagactttgaacttttgtgctatatgaacgcattactataggatattagtttagaacgaattcgccaaaaatcacttcaaatttattacatttgtaggtaaagtcattacatttgtgggtaaagtgcattattacatttgtgggtaaagtgttattacatttgtgggcgttattacatttgtgggtaaagtgttattacatttgtgggcgttattacatttgtgggtaaagtgttattacatttgtgggcgatcaaaaattattacatttgtgggtaaagtgctattacatttgtgggcgttattacatttgtgggcgattattacatttgtgggtgtaacacacccccccccccccgcttccgccgcctatgcctaTGTTTGTTGCCAACTTTTCTccgaattggctgaatcaatttggCTGATTTTTCTGTCATATATACAGAATGTAGGGGAGTTATCCAACATAGCCTCCTTGTCGATCCGGTATAAACCGGATAACCTCGGTATCATAATTGGGGTCTCCTGTGGAGTCGGTGCTTTGATcatttttaggtggtctgtctatgacagattaCCTcgtaatttcgtcagaattttctttattatttctttattatttatttttagcacCTTTGTTGCCAACTTTTCTccgaattggctgaatcaatttggctgatttttctgtcatttatagagtctatcatagagacggcataggcttttcaaggtcatctgATTacgatgacgtcatctacgcgccattttgtaaaattctcaatttgatcatatcaacaTAACGGATCATCAATAATCAACCATATTTACGTTTCATAAACTTAAGATTAAAGGTCatctgtcaatgtcatcaaaggtcatgtaagggtcatgacgcgcgcgtcaaagccaaaaaaattctccaaatgGCCAATAAAAATTGTTGGGTACGTTTCAAgtcattttaagcacttttcaaaaatttgcgcacGCGTAACGCCATAAAGCATTGCAGAAACacagtttttttatatatcattgCGTTGATGAtataattctgagcaatttgataccttgatcaaccttctacgaccattaataaggaaattaacacccgttaaagtttgcagcacgtgtgcgcgcgagctcacACTacaggccatatatgggcaaaaacatgtctattgaaaattcactgtagctctttaaatagtccgttgaccccaattttttttcatagatcgATAGAAAATGAGTTgtagattttatttcatgtcaccattgtccctcaatttgatcatgacgtcatcaaaactCCGCCtaaactgaaaatttaatttttttcaaaaatgacgtcatcaaatttatgcaaatttgattataaCTCCGTAAATATTGATcctttttcgcccagatttcgatatgttgtagttaaGTATATAATCTTTCTCTCTATAGttccataaattttcattttgaaaaacgCATCAtggcgtaaaacagcgatgaaaagaggcatgtaatttttcctcattttgcgtgtaatctctaggggacatgactttttctcaaaactagattctaCATttctctatttcgtgagctataTCTCCATATTTTCTTGTAAGTTACATCTGAGCTTTtcgtatgttgtagctgagattctcaGCTTTCGGAATGTTGCCTTCATTCTCTCGATCAGATGCcgagatcatgcccgtttttcgcttgcaaaatttgatttgtaattCTCAATTtccttacgtgtaatctctatgggaacgAATAATtcctatggggaatatcgtggctcaatggataacgcacttgACCAGCGTCCTcgggggcgcaggttcgagtcctgggtgaacaagatgacttttttttcttttagtacCACCTCGTGCATGATCCtttatgaaaatcaaaatgtataaaagttaaaattaagcaagataaaacagattatacttttttcatacttcaattGTCATATATTAATGAGACCTTTTTcccagtgctttatcatctcccctcacctcccgtctttcacaactATTCTATCCATAATGAACATTccgttgtcatcatgaagatcatattgatctaCATGAACATAGTGATCGTGATCATGATGCCGAGAATAAGGACAGACCACCTAAtccgtccgcatgacgaattaaattccaGTATTGATTTATGTTCATCACCGGAAGACAAGCAAGGTACAGGATGGAAAAGCGAAATCAGACTAAGGGCTACCAAACAGATGTGCAACATAGCCTCCTTGTCGATCCGGTATATACCGGTTACCAAGGATCCAACCAAACCGGATAACCTCGGTATCATCATTGGGTTATGCTGTGGAGTCGGTGCTTTGATCATCCTAGGAGCTATATTGCTTTACATTCATCACCGGAAGTCAAGCAAGGTACAGGTTGGACCAGAGAAACCAGAAGAAGGGCTACCAACTACAACTGTAGAGCACGACGATCCAAGCATTGATAATCCTACTTATTCTACATATTTATTTCCGATAATTacttgagaaaaaaattgtttatcgAGAAATAACTTTCGTAAACACCGTTTTTGGAGCATTTAGTGTTCATATCTCTCTCGGTGTCTAATACAGGAGTGTTACTACATATGCTCCTGTGACATAAATTGTTGCGGTCGTAaaatctcagagggcataggatTACAATTAGAATTGTTACAAAAGGTTTTGCTATAAAGAATAAGGATAAGGGTTTAtatagttttggaggttagattttttttagtttcggCTTATTTAACGTGCAGAATTCCATTGGAGAAATTGTCGCGCGAGAAAGTGTCAGataatattcatgtatattggcAACCTTAATCAGGTATACGGTATAGGGCATGCAGGAAGGGTTGTGAAGAATTAATTGTAAAATGTCAATATCTAAATTGATGTTCTCAGAACTTGACAATATGTTGACTCATTTCTGGAAAAGAGTACTTTTTGAATTGATTTgtatgggtgtgtgtatgtgtgtgtaagTGTCTCTGTGTGTATTATGAAGTATAatgaatcttttttttcagttcagttCGTATTTATTTCATCTCTAAAAACAATGAGTACATATTTGCATCAAATATACACATCAAGTATACAGATTAATAATAGAAcgaataaatcatacaaaaataacTTAGGATAGATACAATGATATAATTTGGCCTATATGGtcatagaagaaatgaaataggaaGACTTAAAATAAAGCCAGCAATGGCCTTGTGAGATAAAGTCTCCTTAACTATCAAATGCTTATGTGGAGGCTATACTTATCACTTATCGCTTATGAATACTTGATCCTTCTCCCTCTTCTTAATGTAAATATATGattgtcatgtaaaaaaatGGTAGAAGATTGAAAAAAGGGTGTCGAGGAGTACGGAAGTAACGTCtggtagagaaaaaaaatgaccaccTTGTTAAAGGGTAATCCAACCAATAAAAACTcatttttagagggaaaataaaattcatataaaattgataggtgaaagtttgaacaatatcggacagacaataagaaagttataatttTTATAGTTTCAATAAGACAGTCATAAATTGttgaaagttgtaaatattggtaatcactatacccatggactCAGATTGACCGCATGTGATGTCCTATTGATGtaaaggcaaggactactcttccatgtacccCAATGTATATAATtgcaaacattttattttttcaaaggttttaattcaaaatatatttttctttcataaggaaataaacaatatactacctggccgggttatatttagattagtCAAAGGATCTTTTCACACGTAAATCttaaatcatcattgtaatgatgattgctatttttattgtgactgtgattagcgttcgtgattctaatcatgttttagcttggtttcacacgtgcgaAATATTCGTCATaagccttattttttttaatggaatcatcattcaaattacgtttcttttttaccgtgtgaaaggatGATTTCTCTAACACTGGCAGAATATCACTTTCCTTTACAGaagtaaaatgttattttatagaattatatgattatttatagGGGTAAActattcttacttttttttaaaaagatgacaTCTCTGGCATTGtttaaattagaataaaagaaggattgGTCACTTCACCTCCATTATAAAGACACTAATTATGTTATGTGTGTCACGTATATAGATCTCAATATAAATTAGAGGTTTTACCTTGTGCTTTCAAGTATCATAGCTTCTTATCAGATTTTTCAACTTTCTCTTAATAATGACATTTTTCCATTTGAGGTGAATTACCGTTACATGTTTGATGGTAAATTTAAGGCAGGCACATCGTATTTAGCCAAATGCTGATTTATTaagtaaatatttgtattaattGTTGGGTAATTGGTGTATTACAATTTGTAGATAGGTTTTGATTAGACATGTACACGGCTGtgtacaattatatttttaaacatacTAAATGACAATAGTTTTGAAAACATGACTTAATGCAGACCATATTTGTTTAATTCCGATTACTTTGTTATCATGATTAACACCAAATTCTTAAATGAGCAATTTTACAAAAATCGTTTCTTGCATTGAatggaattgaatttattaacaTGTTTGTCTATCGATAGTGTGAAGTATAGGTGTACATGCATATTATACATACTTCAGCATGTTTTTGTATGTTAATTACTTGCacgaataatgaaaaagaaacaaaatccattttgaattttatatcaTGTTAGTTGTTATGAAATGATTATATCAAAAATGCACACCAACCCATACATACGGTGATGTTTTTAtgaagttattaaattgaacaaAGCGTTTTCTGAATTCAGTGTAAGAACTATAAACGTcgtttcaataataataaaatatatataatggaACCATCTGTCGTTTTACTTCGGTAGTCTAAACATGAAAGTCTCTTTGCGTCTATTTCTGCATGCATGATTCGttgttttgttgaaatatgtaaatgttcttttttgaaataatatacaaaaggtGACACTGCAAATTTGTGCATGTAAAAAACATATGATACTCTTTGGCTGGTGAAAAGGGGCCCAAATCGTGTTCTAAGTGCAATATGTAATTAGTCTCATGTTCATTTTCTCTGccaaaaatatacaatttaggATGCTTTTGTATGCCGGAAGAAGACGCGCGAGCTGAATTCTCTGGCTCATCGACTTGAACacagtttttttaaagaataaatcaatcaaCAGATAATACAGGGCCACATTGAATACAGGCCATGTTTCATAACGACGATttatttaaatctaaatcttcTCTTAAACCATAACGTTTCTTAAAatgtatctctctctcttaaaaAGTACTTTAGAGCTGAGAGAGAAAGTgtgtgggtgcgtgtgtgtgtaagggGAGTTGGGGATAGTAAATTTCTTTTGCCCGCTacaattatatattttgatcCCAGAGTTGATTATCATTTGAAAGGTACATTGTATACtcaaaacaaatttatacatttcaaagatggaatatacttgccttatgtgtgtatgtatgaatgaatgaatgaatgaattgattaattaaattaattaaCTGATTAATGAGTGAATAGAAAGGGAGACTTAAAAGCCTCAGTGCACGCTAATTATCAAATGTTGACAGTTTTGGGAGTTGTAGAGGGTATGGGTAGGTAAATTTTGTAAAAGGTATGAAGGACCTACATTTCTGTTCGCAAAATCCCTTTGAACATTAATTGGGCTTATAAACTATAATAAGACGTAAATCCATCGCGCTTACCTTTTACTTTCGTGTCttttgcaacttttgataccaaatttgtgaACCCCGGAAACGCGGAtccaaaattacgcaaaatttcgtaagtgcatgcagacccaaaattgaacaaaaacgtgtattgtgtatttagcaaatatttgtaaatgtgttattatttctccttttactgATGTAACTAAATCaatatcttgtttatggtaAGAACAAGTTCCCCGACGATTTCTATCGACAAAAAAGTACGAAAAAAACAGAGACATACATCAGAAAATttcgaaaacaataaaatagtccctgcataagaaaataattgtgATCTTGAAATTTTTAACAGTTCATTTAATAAGAATGCTGTAGAGTGTGTGAATACAACATCAGCATTTTATGGGCATCATTAAGTTgatcatgtaatttttttgACTATGTTGTGTTTGGTTCTTTAAGGGCCGTTTTGGCAAGTAGGCCTATGTATAGCCGCTTCAAGATTACCCTATTAATAAATTATTCAAGCATCATGCagtatcatcatgatcatgaaggGAGAAAGTCACCGTTGATCCCATTACCTCATCATGCATTATTCAAGTAATAATCAACAATAGATGTGCACCGAGTTACCACCCTGCTCTGGAGGTATAACATGGTTTGATCTTCTATTAACCTTCATAAGTTTAACGAATTTGGTCCAGAAGTATTCCTGCTCTTGTTCATTTTCCGTCCAATCGAGGTAGGTCCCATGGTCACTGAGGAACAGTCTCACACCAGGAAGGGCAGTTCCACATCAGGGATATCCTCTAGGAAGACCACCACCATGTTCTCAAGGTGTGACTCATTGACGTGATCTAGAGCTGTCCGGAACTTAACCAGAAACCAGTTGTTCCGGACAGCACTTCTGCTTAAAAGCATTACTGTTTTATAACTCCGCTCCACGATGTAGTGCACAGAGTCTAAATAGTGCATGCCGATGATGAGATCCTCATCACCATACACGTTCCTGTGGAAATTCGGTAGTTTCTCTTCTATTAGAGGTTTGAGGTGGTCCTTCATCCActggtcatcatcatctttgcaCATGATGCAGTTGATGTCGTACGAGAACTCGTTGTGACCGCGAGCATCCTCCATCTCGTCGTACCCCAGGATGGCGAGCTTAAGGAGAAAGAGTTTGTATTTCAAAACCCATTGGTTACTGTACATTATGAAGGCGGTTACGTTGGCACCAACTCCTGTCAGAATGAGCAGGCTGATGAGGGTTGTGCTAGGACTGCAGAACTCATCAGGTTGGAAAGTCGACAGAGGCTTTCGTTTAAGATGATCAAGAGATGCGGATGAGCAGTAGCTTTGATCAGCATTTATGAGATGGATGTGTCCTCTTATCCATTCTACCAGCCACCCTATCTCACAGGTACAGACAATAGGGTTGTTATCAAGAGGTATTGCTTCCAAGGTGGACTTGTTCGGATCGAACGTGCTGGAATTGAAGGTTGTCAGATCGTTGTTGGTCAGGGTGAGCGTGGTCAACCGAGGAATTTCTCTAAAGACATCGTTAGAGAAATAGCTGATGTGGTTATTATCAACATGCAGAGCAAGAAGATTTACTAAACCTCGGAGATCAGACGAAAGGTGTGTCAGATAGTTCGTTTCCAAATGCAATTCCTTCATGGATCTCAGATCGGAAAACACTCCCATTTCAAGGAATGGATGTTTGCATTAAACCAGAGAGAGTTTTTCTAAGGAAGTCAGGTTTGAAAATACACCTACCGGAAGACCACCTAGAGGATTGTTGTCGAGGAACAGAACGCGTAGATATGTCAATCCACTAAAAGAGTGAAGAATTCCTCGAAGAATCCCAGAGACTGTTGACCAGTACAACGGATCCCGTCATGTCAATAAACTGGAGCAATGTTGTAATTTCAAATGTCTCTCCTGGAATGAATGCATCGTCCCCAAAATAGGGCGTCCGTTGGTGAATATCAAAAGATGTCAGGAGAGGTGTCATTAATGACATCACAATAAGGTTACATCCCAGGACATCAAGTTTCGCCAATTTCTAAAGCCCGAGAAAAGTTCCTATCTCAAGAGAACATAGGTCGCCATTGTTGGACAAGTCTAAGCGCATCAGATTTTTCAAACcattaaaattaaatgaatctACGTGAATCAGCCTATTATTAAGTAAATACTATTCATGACCATCTACTCCACACTTGTCCCAGGAGGAATTATTAGGGTTTATGCTTTGGATTCTATTATATCCAAGGTCAAGAATCCTCAATTGTTTCATTCCTGCAAAGTGCTCGGGCTCTATCTCACAGATAAAATTGCCACTCAAACTTAGCTGGTGGAGGTTGGTTAAGTCTGAAAATATGGAATGGTTCAATGAAATGAAGTCATTAAAAGAGAGGTCAAGATTGGAGAGAGGAGCATTGGAGAGGGGAATGAATAAACCTGGTATGATTGTATCCAAGCCACTTCCGATGATTGAAATTTCCTTGATGGTAGAGATCACTGCACCTTGGAACAACTGAATCAACACCCCATTGGTCAAAGGGAAGGCCCCTAGGATGAGGTTCTGGACACGTAAAGGCGCGATGGCTGCAGGATCAATGAACATGATTGGGTTCTGCATGTCAATAGTATTCATAGGACACAGTATGGCAAATGTACCAGGGGTTATTCTTTCAAATCCGTTGTAGCCGATATTAAGATCAGGCAGTAGTAGGTCACTGCAAATTGTTATGTTCACAGACGTGAGATTGTTGTGGCCAATATCGAGGTTTAGAAACCTGGATGATATCCTGAAAACTTCGTCTGGAATCGATGTGAAATTGCAACCGTTCAACAAGAGAAGTTCCAGGTGATGGAGCCATTGCAGAGAATCGATCGATGACAGACGTGGGTTGTCACTTAGATCAAGGGTGACCAGGTTCTCAAGAGGTTTAAATGCTGCATGTTGAATTCTGGTGATGTCATTCCTTGAGAGATCTAGGAAGAGAAGAGCTGTGTATCTGATGAAAGACGCATTCTTAAGACTGTGGATGTCGTTCAGGGACAGGTCAAGACGAAGCGTATTGGTTGGTAAATCATCAGGTACGTGATCAAGACCAATGTGCATGCAATTGGCCTTCTTCGCAGTGACGTCGAAGTCCCACTTTTGCGAAGGTATAGCCGAAACGCTTTCGGGTACCTTCGTCGTCACCTTCTCGTTTCGACCACTGGTGATTCGAGGAACCAGCACCAGCAATAAACAAAGATGTGTCAGACAAGCCATTTCGTATGTGCGGTTGAAAGTCGATCCCTGTATACGAGACTATAAACACAATGAAAATGGAAaggatgaaaattaaaaaaaaaaatggcaataaCATCTATCCGGAAGTTACAATAACAACTATCCGGAAGCTTCTTATAAAATCAGTTTGATGACGTCAGGTCAGGGGTGGATCTTGAAATTCTTCAAAGAAGGGGTACGCATGTCACTTTCATTTCAGAATTTTCTGACAAAAGATACAAAGTGCATTTGATATGTAGAAGAGacacatttttcataaaaaggtAGGGTCGATGGATCTATAGGGCTAAAATTGGACGTTATCTTCATAAGAAAcgtatgaaaataaacaataaaataagcTTTTGCATGTAACCCCAATAGAGACTGCATTGGTGTAGAGTTTGTTCAGGGGGGAAAATAAATTCCAATACTTTGTCCATGTAACAAGCCACTCATACTTCCTAGATATAGAAAAGTAGAAACTAGATTGAGGGGAAGACCTGGAATCAATAGGAAGAGAGTGCCAAGACTGGTGTACTAAATCGAGACTTGGAGCAAGGTTGCtgcccccctaaaaaaataaataaaataaaataataataataatatcaaaaataataattaaataaataaataataaaaaaaatgatactaaataaacaaataaatgaataaataataatgataagaataatactgataataataatgaggataacaataataatactaataataaatgaataatgataaggATAGTGagacaataacaaaaatatagaatgagtaatgatgatttcgatgaagatgatggtgatcatggtgataaagataatgatgatgatgattatgatgataatgatggtgataatgatgatggtgatgataatgatgatgatgatgatgatgatgatgatgatgatgatgataaaaatagataaaacaaataaatgaataatgttaAGGATGATTGTAGTGACTAGTGAGACAAT
It encodes the following:
- the LOC121413140 gene encoding leucine-rich glioma-inactivated protein 1-like — translated: MKELHLETNYLTHLSSDLRGLVNLLALHVDNNHISYFSNDVFREIPRLTTLTLTNNDLTTFNSSTFDPNKSTLEAIPLDNNPIVCTCEIGWLVEWIRGHIHLINADQSYCSSASLDHLKRKPLSTFQPDEFCSPSTTLISLLILTGVGANVTAFIMYSNQWVLKYKLFLLKLAILGYDEMEDARGHNEFSYDINCIMCKDDDDQWMKDHLKPLIEEKLPNFHRNVYGDEDLIIGMHYLDSVHYIVERSYKTVMLLSRSAVRNNWFLVKFRTALDHVNESHLENMVVVFLEDIPDVELPFLV
- the LOC121413141 gene encoding toll-like receptor 3 is translated as MACLTHLCLLLVLVPRITSGRNEKVTTKVPESVSAIPSQKWDFDVTAKKANCMHIGLDHVPDDLPTNTLRLDLSLNDIHSLKNASFIRYTALLFLDLSRNDITRIQHAAFKPLENLVTLDLSDNPRLSSIDSLQWLHHLELLLLNGCNFTSIPDEVFRISSRFLNLDIGHNNLTSVNITICSDLLLPDLNIGYNGFERITPGTFAILCPMNTIDMQNPIMFIDPAAIAPLRVQNLILGAFPLTNGVLIQLFQGAVISTIKEISIIGSGLDTIIPGLFIPLSNAPLSNLDLSFNDFISLNHSIFSDLTNLHQLSLSGNFICEIEPEHFAGMKQLRILDLGYNRIQSINPNNSSWDKCGVDGHE